A single window of Streptomyces sudanensis DNA harbors:
- a CDS encoding carboxylate-amine ligase, whose translation MVVVLMVAVPAAHEVTLGVEEEFLLLDAVDGSPVGGGGDVLDADRRHRRPDGAAERGLQRELLSTMVETATGVCTDLAGLRAELAAARARLARAARDAGLRPLASGTAPMAAPVRAVTPTRHYRQMARLYGRLTDETETCGCHVHVGVPDRESAVGVLNHLRPWLPVLLALSANSPYHQGADTGHASWRTLVLSRWPTHQIPPRFASAAQYDRTVAALRRTGVLPSRAANAYWFARPSHHLPTIEVRVADVTPSVDEAVLQAGLTRALVTSALDAVVRGRPAPRLPDHAAGAALWTAARYGVRGPALHPVTGDRVPAAEAVRALLDRVRPALEASGDEAEVRELAERVLAHGTGADRQRRRAAPGAPRTTP comes from the coding sequence GTGGTGGTGGTCCTGATGGTCGCGGTGCCCGCGGCACACGAGGTGACGCTGGGCGTCGAGGAGGAGTTCCTCCTGCTCGACGCGGTGGACGGCAGCCCGGTGGGCGGTGGCGGCGACGTCCTGGACGCCGACCGGAGGCACCGCCGGCCGGACGGCGCGGCGGAGCGGGGGCTCCAGCGCGAACTGCTGTCGACGATGGTGGAGACGGCGACCGGCGTGTGCACCGACCTGGCGGGGCTGCGTGCCGAACTCGCCGCGGCCCGCGCCCGGCTGGCCCGGGCGGCCCGCGACGCCGGGCTGCGCCCGCTCGCCAGCGGTACGGCGCCGATGGCCGCGCCGGTCCGCGCCGTCACCCCGACCCGGCACTACCGGCAGATGGCCCGGCTGTACGGGCGGCTCACCGACGAGACGGAGACCTGCGGCTGCCACGTCCACGTCGGCGTGCCCGACCGGGAGTCCGCCGTGGGCGTCCTCAACCACCTGCGGCCCTGGCTGCCGGTCCTGCTCGCGCTGTCCGCCAACTCCCCGTACCACCAGGGTGCGGACACCGGCCACGCGAGCTGGCGCACGCTCGTCCTGTCCCGGTGGCCGACCCACCAGATCCCGCCGCGCTTCGCGTCCGCCGCGCAGTACGACCGGACGGTCGCCGCCCTGCGCCGCACCGGCGTCCTGCCGTCCCGCGCCGCCAACGCGTACTGGTTCGCGCGCCCCTCGCACCACCTGCCGACCATCGAGGTGCGGGTCGCGGACGTCACGCCCAGCGTGGACGAGGCGGTGCTCCAGGCCGGTCTCACCCGGGCCCTGGTGACCAGCGCGCTCGACGCCGTCGTACGGGGCCGCCCCGCGCCGCGGCTGCCCGACCACGCGGCGGGCGCCGCCCTGTGGACGGCGGCCCGGTACGGGGTCCGGGGCCCCGCACTGCACCCGGTGACCGGCGACCGCGTCCCGGCGGCCGAGGCCGTGCGGGCCCTGCTCGACCGGGTGCGCCCGGCGCTGGAGGCGAGCGGCGACGAGGCGGAGGTGCGGGAACTGGCGGAGCGGGTGCTGG